The nucleotide window CAATTTTTTTTCCTAGATTTTTCTGCTTATATAAAATTTTTCATTAATTTATTTGCATTAGTTAATCCTGTTGGAATGATTCCAATTTTTATGAGTATGACGATTAATCAAACTACATCAGAAAGAAATAAAACTAATTTCAAAGCAAATTTTTCTTCAGCAATCATTTTAATAATTACATTATTTGTTGGTGATTATATATTAAATATTTTTGGAATTTCTATTAATTCTTTTAGAATAGCTGGTGGAATATTAATTATTATGATAGCGATGTCTATGATTAATGGAAAATTAATTAAAGAAATGGAACAAAAACAAAAATTAAATGATGATAAAACTGTATATAAAGATATTTCTATTGTACCGTTAGCTACTCCTTTAATAGCGGGACCTGGTGCTATTAGTTCGACTATTGTTTGGAGTAATTATTATTCTCAATGGAATAATCTTTTTTGTTGTTGTTTGTTAATTATATTTTTTTCTTTTTTTTGTTGGTTATTATTTAGAACTGGTCCTGCTGTAGTACATTTATTAGGAAAAACAGGAATAAATGTTTTAACTAGAATTATGGGTTTATTGCTTATGTCTTTAGGTATAGAATTTATAACTATCGGTATAAAATCTACATTTCATTTTTTAATGTAATAATAATACTATATTAATATAGAGTATTTTTTACATGAATCATAATTTATACACCTTTGATGATTATAATTAATTAATAATATTATTTTAAATAATATATTTATTTACTATAATCTAAACATTATTTTTAAATATATTAAAAAATTATTTTTTATCAATATATGTATAAAAAAATTATTATTAAAGATTTAGGGTTGACTCATTGGAAAACAACTTTTCTTGCTATGCATGAATTTATAAAAAATAGTAGTTCTCAATCTATAGATGAAATTTGGTTTTTAGAACATTATTCTATTTTTACTCATGGTCAAGTAAAAAACCATGATAATATAATTAATTTAAATAATATACCTCTGGAGTATAGTGATAGAGGTGGAAGAATTACATATCATGCTCCAGGACAACAGATAGTATATTTTTTAATTAATATTAAACGTCGTAATATATATCCTCGTTGTTTGATTACTTTATTAGAAAAATTAATTATTAATACATTAAAATATTTTTCAATTATAGGTTATACAATAAATAATTATCCTGGTGTATATGTAGATAATAAAAAAATTTGTTCTATTGGATTAAGAATAAAAAATGGATATTCTTTACATGGTTTAGCACTGAATGTAAATTTAGATTTGTTGCCATTTAATTATATATATCCTTGTGGAAATCAAAATATAAAAATGACTATGATGGCAGATTATGTTTCTAATATTACGATGCATCAAGTTAAAACTGTTTTATTAAAACAAAATTTTTTTTAATGCATTTATTTATTATTTTTTAAATATTTTTTATTATTATTATTTTTAGTGTATTATATTGTACAAAAATTGTTATTTAAACGGAAATAAGAAATTGATAAAAAAAAAATATAATATTGTATTAAATTCGATTAATAAAAAAAATGATTTATCTAAATATATTGATATTGAAAATATTTCTATAAAAAATGATATTTTGCAAAAACCTAATTGGATAAAAGTAAAATTACCAGTTAAAACTAAAAAAATTAAAAAAATGCAAGATATTTTAAAAAAAAATAAATTAAATTCTGTATGTGAAGAAGCACAATGTCCAAATTTTTTTGAATGTTTTAATAAAGGCACTGTTACATTTATGATTTTAGGATCTATTTGTACTAGGCGTTGTCCATTTTGTGCAGTGAAATCAGGTAGACCGATGTTAATTGATCCAAATGAAGCAATAAATTTAGCTCATGTTATTAAGCAAATAAAAGTTAATTATGTAGTGTTAACATCTGTAGCAAGAGATGATTTACACGATGGAGGATCTGGTCATTTTTCTGATTGTATTTTACAAATCCGTCAAATTAATGATATTAAAATTGAAATTTTAGTACCAGATTTTAGGAATTGTCAAAATATAGCTTTAAAAAATATTGGACAATCATTACCAGATATTTTTAACCATAATTTAGAAAATGTTCCAAGATTATATAAACAAGTAAGGCCAGGTGCAAATTACAAATCTTCTTTAAAATTATTATTTGAATTTAAAAAATTATATCCAAATATCAAAACTAAATCTGGATTAATGTTAGGTTTAGGAGAAAGTAATGCAGAAATTATTCAAGTAATGAAAGATTTATATTCTAATGGTGTAGATATGTTAACTATTGGTCAGTATTTACGTCCTAGTAGATTACATTTACCAGTCATTCGTTATGTTTCTGTTTCGGAATTTGATGAAATTAAAAAAGAAGCATTATCTATTGGATTTACTAATGTATTTTGCGGACCTTTAGTTAGGTCATCGTATCATGCTTATGAACAAACTAAGATATTTAATAACGATAAATAGTCTTAAAAATAAATTATTTTAAATGATTAAATAATATTTTTATAATATTATTTTTTTATATGTATTTATATGTAATAAGAGGTTAATTTTGTTACAATTTGATTCAGTAAAAAAAACAAAAATTATAGTAGCTTTAGATTATTCTAGTAAGAATGAAACAATGAAATTAGTAAATATTTTAGATCCATCTTTATTTTATTTAAAAATAGGTAAAGCAATGTTTACTCGTTTTGGATTAAAATTAATACATGATTTACATAAATTAAAATTTAAAATTTTTCTTGATTTAAAGTTTCATGATATTCCAAACACTGTTTTTTCATCCGTTCAAGCGGCAGCAGATTTAGGTATATGGATGATTAGTGTACATATTTCAGGTGGAATAAATATGCTTAATTCAGCTAAATTAGCATTAAAAAGTTTTACTCATAATGCTCCAATGTTAGTAGGTATTACAGTATTAACAAGTTTAAACAATCATGATTTAAAAACTATTGGTATTTTTCATTCATTACATAAACAAATTTTTTTATTAGCTAATTTAGCAAAAAAATGTTGTTTAGATGGTATAGTGTGTTCAGGTTTAGAAGCTAAAAACATTAAACAACAATTTGGAAATAGTTTAAAAGTTATTTCTCCTGGTATTCGTTTATCTGGTTCATCAAATAATGATCAAAATCAAATTATTACACCAGAATTAGCTAAAAAATTTTTTATTGATTATATAGTTATAGGTAGACCAGTGACTTTGTCTAAAAATCCAATATCTATATTAGATCATTTAAATTCTATATTATAAAAATAATTTTTATTAAGATTTAAAATTATTATTGTTTTATATCAAATTCAACATATATGAAATATATAAAGAAAAATAAAATTTATTTTTTAATGATTTGATTAAATATGCATTTAAATCAATTTAATATTTTTGCACATATTTTATATATGTCATACATTATGAAATATATTTAAGATTAAAAATGGGGTATGTATGTCTCTCGAAAAAATAAAAGAAGAAGCTATATTACCAACTCCATGGGGAAAATTTATTTTAATAGGTTTTAAAGAAAATACGAAAATTGAAAAAAATCATGTTGCTTTAATATATGGAAAAATTTTAAATAATACAAATCCTATATTAGTTAGAGTACATTCTGAATGTTTAACAGGTGATGCGTTATTCAGTTTACGTTGTGATTGTGGTTTTCAATTAAAAAAATCTATGAAAATGATTGCTTCTTTAGGTAAAGGAATTATTATATATCATCGACAAGAGGGAAGAAATATTGGATTATTAAATAAAATAAAAGCATATTCTTTACAAGATACTGGATTAGATACTGTAGAAGCTAATCATAAATTAGGTTTTTTAGCAGATGAAAGAAATTTTTCAGTATGTGCAGATATTTTAAACAATTTAAATATAAAAGATATATTTTTATTAACTAATAATCCTTTAAAAGTTATTGCTATGAAAAAATTAGGAATTAATGTAATTAAAAGAGTTTCTTTAATTGTAGGCAGAAATATTAATAATTCTATTTATCTCGACACAAAAGAAAAAAAAATGGGACATTGTTTAAAAAAAAATATTCAATAATAAAATAATAAAATCATGAAATATTTATGTAGTTAAAATCAATAACTTAATAAAATATTACTCATGATGATATAAAATATAATTTATGTATCATTATTTTATGATATTATACAACAATATATATTAATTTGATCAATATTTTTTTTATGGTTTTTAACAATAAATATTGTTTAATTAAATTATATTTTTAAAATTATTATTTCAATAATTATATTGATATTTTCAATTAATATATATATAAGAAACAGTTTTATATTAATATTAAAATAAAATTTTTTTGGTTATAATTTATAAAATGAAAAAATAATTTTTAAAAATACAACTATCATTATTTTTTATTATTGTTTATATTTGAAAATTTTAAAATATATTTAAAAAAATATAATATTTTTTTAATATATAAGTATTTTAATAAAAATGATGTATATTTTTATATATAGTTATCTTGATAAATATATTTGGTTTTAAAATTTTTACTTATCTAAATTCTTTTTATATATATTTTTAATAGATGACTATATATAAAATAAGAATTTTTTTAATTTTATTTATAATTGGATTAAGATATATTTTTATATATAGATATATATTTATTTCAGTAAAATGATATCAAAAAATACATTTAGATATATTAAAAAAATATAATACTAATCTGTGATAAATATTTTTAATGTTTTAATTATGACATATATTATATTCCTAATATTTTTTTCGATCTTAAAAAGTGTTATTTTTAAAATTATGATGAATATATTTATATTCATTAGAAATATTGGATTTTTGATTTTAAAATAACATTTTTTTAATATTTTTTTCTTGTTTTGATTATTGTTAATTTTTTTTTAAAAAAAATATTCTAAATTTTTTTAACATAAAAGTTTTTATCAGATGTTTTTAGAATTGGAATATTATAAAAAAATTATTAAGAAATTAATCATTATAATATTGTCTAAATATAATTTTATTATAATATTTTTAATTATTTATTAATGATATTAATCTAAATCACTACAATCATTAATTAATTTTTTAAATTATAGTACAATTTAAAAAAATAATATTTAATAATATAATAATAATGAATTAAAAATGAACATGAAAAATTTCAAATTTAAATTTTACTGATGAATAATTATTTTTATAATAAATTTTAAATTAATATTTATAAAACAAATTTGTATTCAATGTTGATTAAATCAATAATAAAAATAATTAATTTAATTAATTTTTTAAATAAAAATTTATCAAGATAATTAATTTTCATTTTATTTATTTTTGGATACTATAAAAACTACATCATAAATTCAATATCATTTTGTATTATTATAATAAAGGACTTAAAAAATAAAAAATTTTTTCTACAATTCTTTTCCAGTAAGAACGCATTAACCATTGTTTTGCATCTAATAATTTTGAATGATTAATATATTCATATTGTACAGATGCTAAATTGTTTCCAAAAATACTATCATCAATTACTAAAGTAATTTCGAAATTTAACCATAAACTTCTCATATCTAAATTTGCCGTACCAATTAAACTAAGTTGTTTATCAACTAATATACTTTTACTGTGTAATAATCCTTTTTCAAATTGATATATTTTTACTCCAGATTCAAGTAATTCACTAAAAAAAGATCGACTGGCCCATTGTACTAATATAGAATCATTATATTTTGGAATTATTATAATCACCTCTACTCCTCTTTGAGAAGCAGTGCAAATGGCATTTAATAGATCATCACTAGGTACTAAATAAGGTGTAGTAATAATTAATTGTTTTTGAGCAGAATATATAGCAATTAAAAATGATTGATGAATCATATGTTCAGGAAACCCTGGACCAGATGCTATAATTTGAATTGCTATATCTTTATTATTATTGTTAAATTTATGATTATCTTCTGGTATTTCAGGTAAGATTTTTTTCCCTGTTTCTAATTCCCAATCACAAGAATATACTATTCCTATAGTAGTAGCTATTGGACCTTTTATTCTAGTCATTAAATCAATCCATTGACCTAGTCTATTTTTTTTTTTCAGTACTGTTGGATCAACTAAATTCATACTACCTATATATGTAATATAATTATCAATAAGTATTATTTTTCGGTGTTGTCTTAAATCAACTCTTTCAAAAAATGTTCTAAAAAAATTAATTTTTAAAGCTTCTACAATATGTATACCAGCATGACGCATAATGTGAACCCATTTGCTTCTAAAAAATTCTATACTACCTGCAGAGTCTAACATTAATCTACAAAAAATACCTCTTTTAGCAGATGATATTAATGCTTTCGCCACTTCATCTGCTAATCCGCCAGGTGTCCAAATATAAAATACCATTTCAATATTTTTTTTTGCTAAATAAATATCTTTAATTAAAATTTTTATAATATCTTTAGAGTTTGTTAATAATTGTAATTGATTATTTGTAATACCAGATAATCCTTGGCGATTTTTGCATAATTGAAATAATGGTCCAGCAACCTTACTATTTTTGTTTTTTAAAATATTTTTATATGATTTAATTTTTTTAATCCATTGATTATTTTGATTCCAGATTTTGTTAATTAATTTTATTTTTGTTTTTCTTATATATGGTTCATCAAAACAAAACCACATAAAAATACCCAATAATGGAATTACATAAATAATTAATAACCATGTTATAGCTGAATGTCTTGTTTTATTTTTAATAAGAATTTTAATTGTAATACTAGTAATTAATAACCAATATCCTAAAAAAATTATCCAAGAAAAAAAAATATAACAATTCTTCATTCAATATATTTCCTATTGTTTTTTTATTAAAATATTAACTATAAAAAAATTATTAATATAAATTATATAATTGATATACATTAATCAATCTGTATTGTTTTTAAAATAAATAAAATAAAAATTAACAAGATAATATTTTATGTATAAACATCAGATTTATTTTTTTTGATATATTTAAAAAAATAATACATAAAAAAAATTATAGAAAATTATCTAAATAAAATAATAAAATTATATATTTTATAATTATTTTAAACAAATAATTAATAATAAGGTAATTTTTTAAAAAATATTAGTATTTTTAGATATTAATTTTCTTATATATAGAATATTGAATATACTAGTACAATAATAATTAATTATATTTTTACTAAAAATATATGAATTAATATTCATTAATAACTAAATATCAGTTATTAATTTTTTGTTATATTTAAGGTAGTTTTTATTATTTATAAAAAATTTATTTAATTTTAATCAATTAAATTATCTTGTATAATACAAAAATATTATTTTTTAGATAATAATTTTGGTTCTCCATTTTCATCAATGGCTACATAAATAAAAACAGCTTCTGTAGCACGATAAAAATAACCTATAGGTACAGAAGTAATTTTTTTAATCCAAACTTCAACATGAATAGTAATTGAACTATTTCCAATTTTAATACATTTAGCATAACATCCAACAACATCACCTACATTTACTGGTTTTAAAAATACCATACCATTTACACTAACTGTTACTACTCTTCCTTTCGCTATTTCTTTCGCTAAAATAGCTCCCCCCATATCCATTTGGGACATAATCCAACCTCCAAAGATATCCCCATGAGCATTAGTATCTTTAGGCATTGCTAGTGTTCTTAATACCATTTCACCTTGAGGCATTTGTTGTTTATTTTTCATAATTATGATCTCATTAAAATGATAATAAAATATTTTGTAATATAAAAAAATTTTATTTATTATTTTTATAATATATATATATTATATTTATTAAAATAAACAACATTGTAATTACTGATAATCCTAATGTCTTAAAATATATCCAACAAATTTCTGAACAATAATATGCTATATATAAATTTAAAATGCTACAAATAAGAAAAAATATTGACCATGATATATTTAATTTTTCCCATTCTACATCAGATAAATGTATTTCTTGATTTAAAATAATTTGTAATAATGTTTTTTTTTTTTAAATTGATGTATTAATAGTATTAATGATAATGCAAAATATACAATTGTAACTTTCCATTTTATAAATAAAGAATTATGAAAAAAAATAGTTAAAAAACCAAATAAAAAAATTGATAAAAAACTAATTAAATTTATATAATCGATTTTTTTATAAAAAATATAATTTGTAAAAAAAAATATTCCTGAACTAATCATTAATAACATTGTAGCTATAAAAATATTAAATATATGATAAATAATAAAAAATACTAACATAGAAAAAATATTTAATAATATTTTCATTTTTTTGATATCCTAAAATTAGAAATATTATTTAATTATGAGTTAACATATAAAAACGATATAAATAAATAATAAGAATACTAGATATAAAATTATTAAAAATGTTATGTAATAAAAATGATAAACTAGTAGGAAAATTACTAAATAAAACAATAATCATCATGGATAT belongs to Buchnera aphidicola (Eriosoma grossulariae) and includes:
- the ribA gene encoding GTP cyclohydrolase II, yielding MSLEKIKEEAILPTPWGKFILIGFKENTKIEKNHVALIYGKILNNTNPILVRVHSECLTGDALFSLRCDCGFQLKKSMKMIASLGKGIIIYHRQEGRNIGLLNKIKAYSLQDTGLDTVEANHKLGFLADERNFSVCADILNNLNIKDIFLLTNNPLKVIAMKKLGINVIKRVSLIVGRNINNSIYLDTKEKKMGHCLKKNIQ
- a CDS encoding YchE family NAAT transporter — protein: MQFFFLDFSAYIKFFINLFALVNPVGMIPIFMSMTINQTTSERNKTNFKANFSSAIILIITLFVGDYILNIFGISINSFRIAGGILIIMIAMSMINGKLIKEMEQKQKLNDDKTVYKDISIVPLATPLIAGPGAISSTIVWSNYYSQWNNLFCCCLLIIFFSFFCWLLFRTGPAVVHLLGKTGINVLTRIMGLLLMSLGIEFITIGIKSTFHFLM
- the lipB gene encoding lipoyl(octanoyl) transferase LipB, whose protein sequence is MYKKIIIKDLGLTHWKTTFLAMHEFIKNSSSQSIDEIWFLEHYSIFTHGQVKNHDNIINLNNIPLEYSDRGGRITYHAPGQQIVYFLINIKRRNIYPRCLITLLEKLIINTLKYFSIIGYTINNYPGVYVDNKKICSIGLRIKNGYSLHGLALNVNLDLLPFNYIYPCGNQNIKMTMMADYVSNITMHQVKTVLLKQNFF
- the yciA gene encoding acyl-CoA thioester hydrolase YciA; translation: MKNKQQMPQGEMVLRTLAMPKDTNAHGDIFGGWIMSQMDMGGAILAKEIAKGRVVTVSVNGMVFLKPVNVGDVVGCYAKCIKIGNSSITIHVEVWIKKITSVPIGYFYRATEAVFIYVAIDENGEPKLLSKK
- the lipA gene encoding lipoyl synthase, which translates into the protein MVLNSINKKNDLSKYIDIENISIKNDILQKPNWIKVKLPVKTKKIKKMQDILKKNKLNSVCEEAQCPNFFECFNKGTVTFMILGSICTRRCPFCAVKSGRPMLIDPNEAINLAHVIKQIKVNYVVLTSVARDDLHDGGSGHFSDCILQIRQINDIKIEILVPDFRNCQNIALKNIGQSLPDIFNHNLENVPRLYKQVRPGANYKSSLKLLFEFKKLYPNIKTKSGLMLGLGESNAEIIQVMKDLYSNGVDMLTIGQYLRPSRLHLPVIRYVSVSEFDEIKKEALSIGFTNVFCGPLVRSSYHAYEQTKIFNNDK
- the cls gene encoding cardiolipin synthase, encoding MKNCYIFFSWIIFLGYWLLITSITIKILIKNKTRHSAITWLLIIYVIPLLGIFMWFCFDEPYIRKTKIKLINKIWNQNNQWIKKIKSYKNILKNKNSKVAGPLFQLCKNRQGLSGITNNQLQLLTNSKDIIKILIKDIYLAKKNIEMVFYIWTPGGLADEVAKALISSAKRGIFCRLMLDSAGSIEFFRSKWVHIMRHAGIHIVEALKINFFRTFFERVDLRQHRKIILIDNYITYIGSMNLVDPTVLKKKNRLGQWIDLMTRIKGPIATTIGIVYSCDWELETGKKILPEIPEDNHKFNNNNKDIAIQIIASGPGFPEHMIHQSFLIAIYSAQKQLIITTPYLVPSDDLLNAICTASQRGVEVIIIIPKYNDSILVQWASRSFFSELLESGVKIYQFEKGLLHSKSILVDKQLSLIGTANLDMRSLWLNFEITLVIDDSIFGNNLASVQYEYINHSKLLDAKQWLMRSYWKRIVEKIFYFLSPLL
- the pyrF gene encoding orotidine-5'-phosphate decarboxylase; the encoded protein is MLQFDSVKKTKIIVALDYSSKNETMKLVNILDPSLFYLKIGKAMFTRFGLKLIHDLHKLKFKIFLDLKFHDIPNTVFSSVQAAADLGIWMISVHISGGINMLNSAKLALKSFTHNAPMLVGITVLTSLNNHDLKTIGIFHSLHKQIFLLANLAKKCCLDGIVCSGLEAKNIKQQFGNSLKVISPGIRLSGSSNNDQNQIITPELAKKFFIDYIVIGRPVTLSKNPISILDHLNSIL